The following are encoded in a window of Kitasatospora fiedleri genomic DNA:
- a CDS encoding 3' terminal RNA ribose 2'-O-methyltransferase Hen1 encodes MFVSISTTGTAENPASDLGFLLHKHPDKVQRFTTTHGTAHVFYPEAGEQVCTAALLLEVDPAALLRQGRGQGRSGSPDLALAQYVNDRPYAASSLLAVALRTVYRSAMKGECAHRPELPGRAMPLRIALPAVPVAGGEGPALVERLFAPLGWQVDVRSVPLDESFPEWGDSRYVRLELTGTLRLADALQHLYVLLPVLDGAKHYWVAPDEVDKLLAAGQGWLAEHPERALITRRYLARRWSLTKIAMERLALARLAEADDREAEEIDNAVPDTPDATDTTDTAEEVDATGSTDLTDLTDRVPATGTRTATGTSTDAERAGDAEGGRERGGPLAVQRRTAILAALDRTGAARVLDLGCGQGELVGALLKEPRVTEVLGVDVSSRALSIAARRLRLDRLPERQARRVRLVQGALTYTDARLKGYDAAVLCEVIEHLDLPRLPALEYAVFGAARPASVVVTTPNVEYNARWESLPAGHRRHDDHRFEWSRAEFAAWTEQVAAAYGYRVELEPVGPVDPEVGAPTQLAHFRIVDPDPADSTTATGTTGTTGTTHTSDTTATGAAGTPSYDSAPEGSAHR; translated from the coding sequence GTGTTCGTATCCATCTCCACCACCGGCACTGCCGAGAATCCCGCCTCCGACCTCGGCTTCCTGCTGCACAAGCACCCCGACAAGGTGCAGCGGTTCACCACCACGCACGGCACGGCGCACGTCTTCTACCCCGAGGCCGGGGAGCAAGTGTGCACCGCCGCGCTGCTGCTGGAGGTCGACCCCGCGGCGCTGCTCCGCCAGGGGCGCGGCCAGGGCCGGTCCGGCTCGCCCGACCTCGCGCTCGCCCAGTACGTCAACGACCGCCCGTACGCCGCCTCCTCGCTGCTCGCGGTGGCGCTCCGCACGGTCTACCGGTCCGCGATGAAGGGGGAGTGCGCCCACCGGCCCGAACTGCCCGGCCGGGCGATGCCGCTGCGGATCGCCCTGCCCGCCGTCCCGGTGGCCGGCGGCGAGGGCCCCGCGCTGGTGGAGCGGCTGTTCGCCCCGCTGGGCTGGCAGGTGGACGTGCGGTCCGTCCCGCTGGACGAGTCCTTCCCGGAGTGGGGCGACTCCCGGTACGTGCGGCTCGAACTGACCGGCACCCTGCGGCTCGCCGACGCGTTGCAGCACCTCTACGTGCTGCTGCCGGTCCTCGACGGGGCCAAGCACTACTGGGTCGCCCCCGACGAGGTCGACAAGCTGCTCGCGGCCGGTCAGGGCTGGCTGGCCGAGCACCCCGAACGGGCCCTGATCACCCGCCGCTACCTGGCCCGCCGCTGGTCGCTCACCAAGATCGCCATGGAACGCCTGGCCCTGGCCCGCCTGGCCGAGGCCGACGACCGCGAGGCCGAGGAGATCGACAACGCCGTTCCGGACACCCCGGATGCCACGGACACCACGGATACCGCCGAGGAGGTGGACGCCACCGGATCGACCGACCTGACCGACCTGACCGACCGGGTTCCGGCCACCGGCACCCGCACCGCCACCGGCACCTCCACCGACGCCGAGCGCGCCGGTGACGCGGAGGGCGGCCGGGAGCGCGGGGGGCCGCTCGCCGTGCAGCGGCGGACGGCGATCCTGGCGGCGCTGGACCGCACCGGCGCGGCCCGGGTGCTCGACCTGGGCTGCGGGCAGGGCGAGTTGGTGGGCGCGCTGCTCAAGGAGCCGCGGGTGACCGAGGTGCTCGGCGTGGACGTCTCCTCCCGCGCGCTGTCGATCGCCGCCCGCCGGCTCCGCCTGGACCGGCTGCCGGAGCGGCAGGCCCGCCGGGTCAGGCTGGTCCAGGGTGCGCTGACGTACACCGACGCCCGGCTGAAGGGCTACGACGCGGCGGTGCTGTGCGAGGTCATCGAGCACCTCGACCTGCCCCGGCTGCCCGCGCTGGAGTACGCCGTGTTCGGTGCGGCCCGGCCCGCCTCGGTCGTGGTCACCACCCCGAACGTCGAGTACAACGCCCGCTGGGAGAGCCTGCCCGCCGGGCACCGGCGGCACGACGACCACCGCTTCGAGTGGAGCCGCGCCGAGTTCGCGGCCTGGACGGAGCAGGTCGCCGCCGCCTACGGCTACCGCGTCGAGCTGGAGCCGGTCGGCCCGGTCGACCCCGAGGTCGGCGCGCCCACCCAGCTCGCGCACTTCCGCATCGTCGATCCCGACCCGGCCGACAGCACCACCGCGACCGGCACCACCGGCACCACCGGCACCACTCACACCTCCGACACCACCGCGACCGGCGCCGCCGGCACCCCGTCGTACGACTCCGCCCCGGAAGGGAGCGCCCACCGATGA